The genomic stretch TCCCTTACTTCCATTGCAACAACTTCCATTGGAATAGATTCTTCTAAAGCCTTTTCTCCTCTTTCTAAAGCCTCGACTGCTTTTCTTATTGCCTGGCTGTGTCTTGCTCGCGTTATTAAAATCCCTTCCTCCAAAGAACCTATATTTTTCGTCACTGCTTGGTATATGGCCTCTTTTAACTCTTCAATACCCTCTTCTTTAAGCGCGGAAATCTTTATTATATTCTTTCCTGGAAAAATTTTTTCTAATTTCTCTAAGTCTATCTTTTCAGGTAGGTCAATCTTGTTTATAACTAATATCACATATTTTTCTTTTACAAGTTCGGCAATATCTATATCTTCTTTTTTTAATTCATCGGACGCATCAAACATCAAGATAACGAGTTCGGCTTTTTCAAGGGATTCCAACGCCTTTCGTACTCCTATTTTTTCAACCTCATCTGTTGCCTCCCTTATACCCGCAGTATCTATAATTTTTATCGGTATTCCTTTTATGTTTATATATTCTTCTATTACGTCTCTCGTCGTGCCTGGAATGTCTGTAACTATCGCTCTTTTTTCCTTCAATAGAGAATTTAAAAGCGAAGATTTGCCCACATTAGGCCTTCCTAAAATGACAGTTGACAATCCTTCTCTCACAATCTTTCCTGCTTTCGATTTATTTAAAATTTTTTCCATTTCCTCCTTTAATTTTTTTATTTCACCTGCAATTGTTTCTGAGTCAAAACAAGGTATATCATCTTCCGGAAAATCTATACTAGCCTCAATATGCGCAAGTATTCTTATTAAATTATGTCTCATTTCACGTATCTTTTCTGATAATCCTCCTCGCAGCTGTTCCTGTGCAATTTTCAACGACCTTTCAGTTTTAGCGCGAATAACATCAATTACCGCCTCAGCCTGGGAAAGGTCTATTCTCCCGTTTAAAAAAGCCCTCTTTGTAAATTCTCCTGGTCTTGCCATTCTAGCTCCGCAAGATAAAACTATTTCTAGAATCCTATTTTGTACAGTAAACCCCCCATGGCTGTTTATTTCTACCATATCTTCCCTTGTATAAGTATAAGGTGCCTTGTATTTGACAATAAGTACTTCGTCAATGGTCTCTTTAGTTTCTGGGTCAATAATATCTCCCAAGTACATTTTCCTTGGCTCCATATCACAGGGTTTTATTTTCCTTGGAACGAATATCCTGTCCGCTATATTAAAAGAATCATCTCCACTTATTCTTATTATCCCAATTCCGCCTTCACCTAATGGTGTAGATATGGCAGCAATAGTATCCCTTTCATAATCCATGAAATTTTCTCCCCCTACTACAATTTATCCTCCTGTCACTTGACAGGAGGATTCTTTAGCGAAATTATAACCCGCCGGTAAGGTTCTTCTCCTTCACTGTGTGTCTTCACACGACTGTCATTTTGGAGCGTGCTGTGAATAATCTTTCTCTCAGAAGGGGGCATAGGTTCCAGTGCTATACTCTTTTTTGTTTCCTTAACCTTTTTTGCCACTTTCAACGCCAATTCCTTTAATATTTTCTCTCTTTTACTTCTGTATCCTTCTACATCCAGCACAATCTTTTTGTATTCACTGCTTTCTTTATTTGCCACAAGTGTTGTTAAAAACTGCAGCGCATTAAGAGTAGCACCTCGCTTGCCTATAATAATACCCATATTCTTCCCTTTCAATTCTATTTTGCACATACCATCTTCCTCGTATACTAAATTAATTTCAGGTGTTATCTTTAGAATATCAAAAAGTCCTTTTAAAAATTCTTGTGCCCTTTCTTCCGGTTTTTTCCTTAAAGTTACCCTTACTCTAGCCATTCTCGAAAGCAAACCGAATAGTCCCCTACTTCCTTCGTCTAAAACTTCTACTTTCACATCTTCCTTTTTTGCTTTTAGTTCTTTTAATGCCAAATCTAGCGCTTCCTCTACCGTTCTTCCCACTTTTTCCACGGTTTTCATATCATCTTGCCTCCTCCTTCGCAGAGGCTGGGGAGCGCATTATTAACACCTGCTGTAAAATCTGTAATAAATTGCTCACAACCCAGTATAATGCAAGGCCCGAAGGGAATTTGGTTGCCATCCATCCTATAAAAATTGACATGACTATATTCATCGTTCCTTGCTGGCTATCGGGAGTCTGCACCATTCCTACTTTTGAAGATACGTAAGTTGTAAACCCTGCAAGGATCGGCAAAATAAATGTAGAGTCAGGCATTCCAAGGTTCTTAATCCACAGAAAGCCTGCATTCCCGAAATTATACGTTTGCAATAATCTAAATAATGCAATAATAAACGGAAATTGTATGAGCAAAGGCAAACATCCACCCATCGGATTTACTTTATGTTCTTGATAAAGCTTCATCAATTCTTTGTTTAGTTTTTCTTTATCGTTTTTATACTTTTCTTGAATTTTTTTCTGCAATGGAGCTATTTCTTGCATTTTTTTAATTGAATTAAATTGCTGAAAGCTAAATGGCAACAAAATCAGCTTTATCAAAGCCGTAAGCACTATTATTGCAATTCCGTAGTTCTTTGTATAAACGAATATAAAATCCAGCATCTGTTTCATTATATTTTGCAAAAATTCCATCAATGCGCTCCCCCTTTTAAATTAAATATTTTTTAAACCGGATCGTAACCGCCGGGATGGAAGGGGTGGCATTTAATTATTCGCTTTAAAGCCTTCATTCCTCCCGCCAGCAATCCGTATTTTTCGATAGAAAGCTTCGCATATTCAGAACAAGAAGGATAAAATCTACAGCTTCTTGGCTTCAAAGGTGATATTGTTTTTTGATAAATTACTATTAAATATATGACTATTTTTTTAATCATTTTCGTTCCCAGCCCAGAGGTTTAATTTTTTTAATAAAACTATCATCTGCCCTTTTATTTCTTTGTAGTCCGCTTTTTTTACATCTTCCTTCACCGAAATCACAACATCGAAACCCTTTTTTATACTATCGTAACTTGTCCTGAAGGCTTCTTTTATCCTTCTTTTTACCTTGTTTCTTGCTACACTTCTACCTATCTTTTTACTTACTGACACACCTAATCTCGTATATCCTAGATCGTTTTCTTTTGCGTACATGGTAAAAAGAGGGCATCCAGCACGCCTTCCCTTTTTGTATACTGATATAAATTCGAAATTTTTTGTTAATCTTAAGCGTTTTTCCAAATTCCCGTTTCCTCCGAAAATCTGTAATAAGGCCGCTTTTTCTTTTATGCGGCCCCTAAGCTGTTAACCTCTTCCTTCCTTTTAATCTTCTTCTTTTTATAACGTTCCTTCCACTCTTTGTGCTCATTCTCTTTCTAAAACCGTGAACTTTTTTCCTGTGTCTTCTGTTTGGCTGGTACGTCTGTTTCATCTCTTCACCCCCTCAGGCTGAAAACTAAGTAGATTATAGCCGATAATATTAATAATTGTCAAGAAAATATGTTTCTTATTGAATGTAATGTCGTATTTTGTTATCATTTTATTAGCTTCTAGTTCTTTTTTCTTTTAAGGAGGTTTTTATATGACCCACAATCTTTCCGACCTTTGGCAGCAGGTACTTAAGGTACTCAGCAGCGAACTTAATAACGATGTTTCATTCAATACTTTCTTGAAACCCACAAAGCTCGTTGGAATTGAAGACGACATCGCCATAGTAGAGGTTCCCAACGATTTTCTTAAGGAAATCCTCGAGAAAAGGTACTCAAACCTCCTTAAGGACATATTAAGTTCAATCTTAAACCATAATGTCAGTATTTTCTTTAAAATTGATAGTTCTTCAATCTCCGAGCAGGCCTCTACTGTTGATACCATAGAAAAAGATACTAAGAGTTACAACGAAGAAATCCATTGTAACCTGAATTCCAAGTACACATTCGACACTTTCGTCGTCGGAAACAGCAACCGTTTTGCTCACGCCGCCTCTTTAGCTGTAGCCCAGGCTCCAGCTAAAGCATATAATCCCCTTTTTATATACGGAGGAGTAGGTCTCGGTAAAACTCACCTCATGCACGCCATAGGTCATTATATTTTAGAGCACAATCCCTCTAGCAAGGTTATGTACGTATCATCAGAAAAATTTACCAACGAACTTATTAACTCCATTCGCGACGATAAAAATGTAGAATTCAGAAATAAATACAGGAATATCGACGTGCTCTTGATAGACGATATTCAATTCATAGCCGGCAAAGAAAGGACTCAAGAGGAATTTTTCCATACCTTTAACGCTCTATACGAGGCAAATAAACAAATAATAATATCCAGCGACCGGCCACCTAAAGAGATTCCAACTTTAGAAGAACGACTCCGCTCTCGATTCGAATGGGGGCTTATAACTGATATTCAGCCTCCAGACTTTGAGACTAGGATCGCAATTCTCAGGAAAAAAGCTATGATGGAAAATCTTACAGTCCCAGATGAAGTCATAAATTTTATTGCCACTAAAATTGAGACCAATATCAGAGAATTAGAAGGCGCATTGATTCGCATAGTTGCCTTTTCTTCTCTTACCAACAAACCCATAGACCTTGCACTGGCTGAACACGTTTTGAAAGATATTCTGCCCAACAGCAAGCCTAAAACGGTTTCTGTATTGGATATACTACAAGTTGTTGGTAACTACTTTTCTGTTAAAATAGATGACTTCAAATCAAAAAAGAGGACGAAAGAGATTGCCTATGCAAGACAAGTGGCAATGTTCTTGTGCCGGGAATTGACTGATTTTTCGCTACCGAAAATAGGAGAAGAATTTGGCGGAAGAGATCATACAACAGTAATACACGCCTGCGAAAAAATATCAAAAGATATCCAGAAAGACCCTCAGTTTGCATCGTTAATCGAAAACTTAAAAAAGAAAATCTTAAGTGGATGATGTGGAAAAATTTATTGATAATTATATTAATAACATGTGGAAACGTGTGGATAAATTATAAGCACAATTTTATTATGTGCACTGAGTGGATAAAATAACCACCGTTTCCAACAGGTTATCCACATAAAAAAATCTACAAGTAGAATTATTCACATTATTTATCCACATATCCACAATGCTTACTACTACTACTCCTAATTCTGTACACCAAGTTCCAGTTTATTTCTCTTAAACGGAGGTTTTTTGAGATGGAATTTTTAATAGATAAGGACGATCTTCTTTCGGGTATTTTAGTTGCCGAGAGATTTACTGCCGGAAAAACCACAATTCCTATCTTATCCGGCATCAAATTCTCAGCTTATGGAAGCACACTTGAACTTTCCGCTACCGACCTTGAGATGGGTATAGAATACAGAGTGCCTGCGCAAATTATGGAAGAAGGAGATATCGTAATATCTACTAAGGCCCTTTCTGAAATCCTCAGGAAGTTGCCAAAAGGCCAGGTTTTATTTAAGCAGGACGGAGGGCAAGTCCGCGTCGAGTCGGGAGATTTTTACCTCACCATTCCAACCTTGGAAAGCGACGATTTT from Caldanaerovirga acetigignens encodes the following:
- a CDS encoding YidC/Oxa1 family membrane protein insertase: MEFLQNIMKQMLDFIFVYTKNYGIAIIVLTALIKLILLPFSFQQFNSIKKMQEIAPLQKKIQEKYKNDKEKLNKELMKLYQEHKVNPMGGCLPLLIQFPFIIALFRLLQTYNFGNAGFLWIKNLGMPDSTFILPILAGFTTYVSSKVGMVQTPDSQQGTMNIVMSIFIGWMATKFPSGLALYWVVSNLLQILQQVLIMRSPASAKEEAR
- the dnaA gene encoding chromosomal replication initiator protein DnaA, translated to MTHNLSDLWQQVLKVLSSELNNDVSFNTFLKPTKLVGIEDDIAIVEVPNDFLKEILEKRYSNLLKDILSSILNHNVSIFFKIDSSSISEQASTVDTIEKDTKSYNEEIHCNLNSKYTFDTFVVGNSNRFAHAASLAVAQAPAKAYNPLFIYGGVGLGKTHLMHAIGHYILEHNPSSKVMYVSSEKFTNELINSIRDDKNVEFRNKYRNIDVLLIDDIQFIAGKERTQEEFFHTFNALYEANKQIIISSDRPPKEIPTLEERLRSRFEWGLITDIQPPDFETRIAILRKKAMMENLTVPDEVINFIATKIETNIRELEGALIRIVAFSSLTNKPIDLALAEHVLKDILPNSKPKTVSVLDILQVVGNYFSVKIDDFKSKKRTKEIAYARQVAMFLCRELTDFSLPKIGEEFGGRDHTTVIHACEKISKDIQKDPQFASLIENLKKKILSG
- the mnmE gene encoding tRNA uridine-5-carboxymethylaminomethyl(34) synthesis GTPase MnmE produces the protein MDYERDTIAAISTPLGEGGIGIIRISGDDSFNIADRIFVPRKIKPCDMEPRKMYLGDIIDPETKETIDEVLIVKYKAPYTYTREDMVEINSHGGFTVQNRILEIVLSCGARMARPGEFTKRAFLNGRIDLSQAEAVIDVIRAKTERSLKIAQEQLRGGLSEKIREMRHNLIRILAHIEASIDFPEDDIPCFDSETIAGEIKKLKEEMEKILNKSKAGKIVREGLSTVILGRPNVGKSSLLNSLLKEKRAIVTDIPGTTRDVIEEYINIKGIPIKIIDTAGIREATDEVEKIGVRKALESLEKAELVILMFDASDELKKEDIDIAELVKEKYVILVINKIDLPEKIDLEKLEKIFPGKNIIKISALKEEGIEELKEAIYQAVTKNIGSLEEGILITRARHSQAIRKAVEALERGEKALEESIPMEVVAMEVREALEFLGEITGDNVNEDVIKAIFENFCIGK
- the jag gene encoding RNA-binding cell elongation regulator Jag/EloR; amino-acid sequence: MKTVEKVGRTVEEALDLALKELKAKKEDVKVEVLDEGSRGLFGLLSRMARVRVTLRKKPEERAQEFLKGLFDILKITPEINLVYEEDGMCKIELKGKNMGIIIGKRGATLNALQFLTTLVANKESSEYKKIVLDVEGYRSKREKILKELALKVAKKVKETKKSIALEPMPPSERKIIHSTLQNDSRVKTHSEGEEPYRRVIISLKNPPVK
- the rnpA gene encoding ribonuclease P protein component — its product is MEKRLRLTKNFEFISVYKKGRRAGCPLFTMYAKENDLGYTRLGVSVSKKIGRSVARNKVKRRIKEAFRTSYDSIKKGFDVVISVKEDVKKADYKEIKGQMIVLLKKLNLWAGNEND
- the rpmH gene encoding 50S ribosomal protein L34, which translates into the protein MKQTYQPNRRHRKKVHGFRKRMSTKSGRNVIKRRRLKGRKRLTA
- the yidD gene encoding membrane protein insertion efficiency factor YidD → MIKKIVIYLIVIYQKTISPLKPRSCRFYPSCSEYAKLSIEKYGLLAGGMKALKRIIKCHPFHPGGYDPV